The following proteins come from a genomic window of Pseudomonadota bacterium:
- the larA gene encoding nickel-dependent lactate racemase: IINHFSKQADDMILVGKINGEVPALINRHYVAADLKILTGFIEPHMWAGFSGGRKSILPGISSIETLEYMHGPEMIAHPETVYGTLEGNPFHEAGLAIMAKAGADFIVNVTLNTRKEITRVFAGDPVEAHLEGCRFLTPFCIKKVDEPLDFIITTNSGAPLDCNLYQSVKGITGAAPVVKKGGEIIIASACLEGLGSPEYIEILKMVDSPKKFIDRLLAREFFIPDQWCAQETYQVMIDHPVWFYTRGILPTELERYHFQPVTDLNKAIDELLALHGPDARWAVVPDGPLLILTLS, translated from the coding sequence ATTATCAATCATTTTTCCAAGCAGGCAGATGATATGATCCTGGTGGGAAAAATAAACGGTGAGGTCCCGGCGTTGATTAACCGCCATTATGTGGCCGCTGATCTGAAAATTCTCACCGGTTTCATTGAACCTCATATGTGGGCGGGATTTTCCGGTGGCCGCAAGTCTATCCTGCCGGGGATTTCCTCCATTGAAACCCTGGAATACATGCATGGACCGGAAATGATTGCCCATCCCGAAACTGTCTATGGTACCCTTGAGGGTAATCCATTTCATGAAGCCGGCCTGGCTATCATGGCCAAGGCAGGAGCAGATTTCATCGTTAATGTCACCTTAAACACCCGCAAAGAAATTACCCGGGTTTTCGCCGGCGATCCGGTGGAAGCCCACCTGGAAGGCTGCCGATTTCTCACTCCTTTCTGTATCAAAAAAGTGGATGAACCGCTTGATTTTATTATTACCACCAATTCCGGTGCCCCCCTGGACTGCAACCTGTATCAGTCGGTAAAAGGTATCACCGGCGCTGCCCCGGTGGTCAAGAAGGGTGGAGAAATCATCATCGCCAGTGCCTGTTTAGAAGGTCTCGGCAGCCCGGAATATATTGAAATTCTAAAAATGGTCGATTCGCCGAAGAAGTTTATTGATCGCTTGCTGGCCAGAGAATTCTTCATCCCTGACCAATGGTGCGCCCAGGAAACCTACCAGGTAATGATCGATCATCCGGTCTGGTTCTATACCAGGGGAATCCTCCCGACCGAGCTGGAACGTTACCATTTTCAACCGGTCACCGACTTGAACAAAGCGATTGACGAATTGCTGGCCCTGCATGGCCCTGATGCCCGCTGGGCCGTGGTTCCCGATGGTCCTTTATTGATTTTGACACTTTCGTAA